AATATCTATTGGAGAACCAAAATCAAATTTATCAAGTACATTGGAATTTTAAATATCTACTTGCAATTCCCTTTGGAGAGATAGGACTTAAATCTGATTTCCTTCAATCTGATTCTTTAACTAAAACTGAGTTGAATACTAGAATTAATTATAACTCTTTAAATTTTTATCCAGTAGCACTTCCTTCACCTAATGATACTAAAAGCTCTTTTAATACAATTTTTAATTTTGGGTTTGAATATAGAATATTTTTTCTTGAACATTTAAGAAATGTGGTCTCTGATTTATTTCTAGTATTGTCATTTGATACAGGGTATGGACTCTCTGACAGCTTTCTTGACAATGGTAGATTTCTTTATATCTCAAGTTTGGGTGTTGGGTATAAATTTTTTAAAGAAGTTCCATTCGTTTTTAAGGTTGGAATAAATCAAGAAAAGCGGTTGTTATTTGGCTTTATAGTAAGTTCTATTATCTTTGATATTTAAAATGGCTGAAAATACTTTAAAAAGGAGGGCTTATATGATTACTAAGGACAAGCATTTTTTGACTGACATTGGTGCAAAGTTAAATTATGCAATTATACCTGGCGCTTGTAGTTCTTGTTGTTGCTGTACTTGCTGTTGCTGCTGCAGTTGGAGCGGGTAAATAGTAGAGAGGGGGAGAATCTCTCCCCTCTATTTTAGGTTAGAACAAGTTAAGTTTTCTTTTTGATATTAGAAATAGGAATGTATTTGGTGTGAAGTATGGAGGTAAACATTTGAATTGCAAGAAGTATTAATGTTTTGAGTGTATTTTGAAGTAGAGATTTATAATCTCTTTATTAAATTTAGTAAATAAAAGTGGTTAAAGGTGATAACAGGTATGAAAAAAAATGATAATGGGCATGCTGAGGTCCTTAAACTAGCAGCAATGCATGAAATGAACAATATTACTAAAAGTGTGTTTAACAGTAATATTGTTTCTATTCCTTCTAATAGTAGGCTTCAATTTTCTTTGTTTGATAAAGAAGACGGAAGTTTAGCTCTTGAATATTTGTTGAATTTTTCTGAAAACAAGAAATCTCATTTCAATGAGACTATTTCTAGGTACCTTCAAGATCCTGCTATTATTGCCAATACATCGAGGAAAGAATCTCGGGAGTTTGATGAAAATATAGTGTATTTACCCAAAGTTAAGAGACTCAAGATTAAACTTGAAGAGGCTTTATACAATAGGAAATCTTCTAGAAGCTTTAAAAGCAAAAAGTTAAGTATGGTTAACTTATCTACAGTTCTTTATTATTCTGTTGGTGATACTCGGTATGAGCAAATAGAACTTGGCGCTTTCAAAATTCGACAAGCCAGGAGGACATACCCATCAGGGGGAGGATTATATCCCATTGATATTTATTTTTATGTAAATGGAGTCGAACATCTCGATAATGGTTTTTATTTGTATCAGCCTTCAAATAACTCAGTTTTTAAAATGGGAGTTAGCTTATGTGAGATTAAAGAGTTAATTAACATTGCATTTTTTAAAGATTCGGTTAATTTTAATGTTGCCTTCTTTTTCGTCTATAGATATGAAGTTAATTATTTAAAATATTCAGAGATGAGTCTGATTTTCGCTTTCATAGAGTTAGGCGCAATTCATCAAAATCTTGCTTTGGTATCTACCGCTTTGAATTTGGGATACTGCAATTTGGGTGGATTCGATAAGGTAGAACTGGAGAAAATTTTGAAACTAGATGGCATTAGTGACCATGTAGTTTCTGCTTCTGTTTTGGGAAATATTTGAAGGAGTAATTAATGAATAATTGTTTATATTATTTTTCAGATGATGTTAGGATTTTGAAAAAGACGGAGAGTGTTTTTGTCGTTAGAAAAGGGATATGGAACTATGAAGATTTGATTATTGATGTTGAAGATTCTCATGTCGGTGAGCTAAGTAAAGTTTTTAAAGCTTTGGCCTCCGATGAAGGGATTGATTTAATTAAAATAAAGAGTGATAAAGTTAAGAACATTATATCAGAGTTGATTAATTCTGGATTTGTTGACTTGAATGAGAGTCAAGACAGTAAGAAACATTTAAATTATTTATATCTTGGTCGTTATTTGGAGCGTATCCCTCAACATAAGCCTTTCTTGCTAATTGCAGATAATGATAATTTGATTAACATTTTAGAATCTTCTTCCAAAGCTTTTGAATTAAAATATGCTTTTTTAAAGCAAAAAGAATTAAAAGATTTAAAAACACCTATATTTTTGAATAAATTAGATACAGTTCGTTATTCGAAGGAATTAGATTATTTTAGATCCGAATTTAGTCCTTTTGAGGGAATTATTATTTTATTGAGTAATGTGAGTCCATTTTTGCTTAGAAATATTAATAGAATATTAATGGAATTAGATAAGCCAGTTTTTTTAGGTATGATAGATGGCCCGTTTATGATGATTACATGCTTGATACCGAATAGAACAGCATGTCTTGAATGCTATGAACAAAGAATAGTTGCTAGAATGACAGATCATGTGCTTTATCACAGTTTTAATGAAGAATATAAGGGATATGAAAGAGATTCTGGTTTAACTTCTTTAGGTGTAGCTTTAGGCCCGGCCTATCATCATATTGCTTATATTTTAGTTGGAGACGCTTTTGGTTTTTATCAAACAAAGAATTCTAAGCTTTTGGGAAGGGCCTTACATATTTATGTACCTTGTTTTGAGTTTCAAAATCAAGATGTACTTAGAATATCTTCTTGTACTGCTTGTGGATATATTTCAGCATATAAGTCAAGATGTTTAAATGTTGAAACACAAAGAGTTGTTTCGAATTTAATTTCTAATTCTAAGTGAGGAGTGTTTATGT
Above is a genomic segment from Borrelia sp. RT5S containing:
- a CDS encoding streptolysin associated protein SagC; translated protein: MNNCLYYFSDDVRILKKTESVFVVRKGIWNYEDLIIDVEDSHVGELSKVFKALASDEGIDLIKIKSDKVKNIISELINSGFVDLNESQDSKKHLNYLYLGRYLERIPQHKPFLLIADNDNLINILESSSKAFELKYAFLKQKELKDLKTPIFLNKLDTVRYSKELDYFRSEFSPFEGIIILLSNVSPFLLRNINRILMELDKPVFLGMIDGPFMMITCLIPNRTACLECYEQRIVARMTDHVLYHSFNEEYKGYERDSGLTSLGVALGPAYHHIAYILVGDAFGFYQTKNSKLLGRALHIYVPCFEFQNQDVLRISSCTACGYISAYKSRCLNVETQRVVSNLISNSK
- a CDS encoding SagB family peptide dehydrogenase; protein product: MKKNDNGHAEVLKLAAMHEMNNITKSVFNSNIVSIPSNSRLQFSLFDKEDGSLALEYLLNFSENKKSHFNETISRYLQDPAIIANTSRKESREFDENIVYLPKVKRLKIKLEEALYNRKSSRSFKSKKLSMVNLSTVLYYSVGDTRYEQIELGAFKIRQARRTYPSGGGLYPIDIYFYVNGVEHLDNGFYLYQPSNNSVFKMGVSLCEIKELINIAFFKDSVNFNVAFFFVYRYEVNYLKYSEMSLIFAFIELGAIHQNLALVSTALNLGYCNLGGFDKVELEKILKLDGISDHVVSASVLGNI